In Pseudomonas sp. FP1742, the DNA window GGAACGGGATGTCGATCCACCACGCACCGATCAGGGCTGAAAGCCCCAGGGCGTAGGCGACCGGCATGCCGATCAGGATCAACGCGATAAAACTGCCCAACAGGATCAATGCGTCCATTCATGCCGCCCCTTCGCTTTCTTCGATCAGATCGAAACGCACGACCCGACGGTTGCTCTGGTCACCGAGCAAGAGTTTTTCCAGCACGAAAATCAACGTCAGCACACCGCCCACGGGGATCGGCATGTAGGTGATGCCCACACGCAGGGTGGGCAGAGAGCTCATGAACTGGTTCCAGGTAGACAGACAGAGTTTGGTGCCCCAGATGGCCATGAACAGGCAAATGGTCGCCATCAGCAGCTGCGAAACGATGCTCATGGTCTTGCGCAGTCCGGGGGCCATGCGGTCGGTGAGCATGGCCACGGCCATGTGCGCACCGGCGCGATAACTGGCGGCGGCGCCAATGAAGGTGAACAGCATCATCAGCAGAATCGCGGTGGGCTCCGGCCAACTCGAACCGGTGCCCAGGACATAACGGGCGAAGACGCCCCAGGGAATGATCAGGGCAATGGCCAGGACTGACAGGCCGGCGACCCAGATGCAGGTCATGTAAATCCTGTCGTTGATGCGCAGCAGCAGATTCTTCATCGGGTTTCACCGTAACCGGGCGCCGCTGACGATCCACTCGTCAACGGTACCGGGCCTTTCATGAATGTCAGGGAGGGTTACTGAACGGCTTCGATGCGCTTGATCAGGTCGGCGTAAGGCGCGCCGTATTTTTCCCGGACCGAGGCCGTGGCTTCATAGAAAGGTTTCTTGTCGACCGTGATGAACTCGACGCCGGCAGCCTTGAGTTTCTCTTCGCTACTGGCAGATTTGGCGTCCCACAGCGTGCGTTCCTGGGCCTGTGCGGCTTTGGCGGCTTTTTTCACCAGCGTTTGCTGCTCGGGGGTGAGTTTTTCCCAGGTGATTTTCGACATCACGATCGGCTCGGGCAGGATCAGGTGCCCGGTCAGGCTGTAGAACTTGGCGTTCTGGTAGTGGTTGTGTTCGAGCAGGGTCGGCGGGTTGTTTTCCGCGCCGTCGATTACCCCGGTCTGCAAGGCGCTGAAGATCTCGCCGGTGTCCATCGCGATGCCATTGCCGCCCATGGCGTTGATGGTGTCGATGAACATCGGGTTGCCTTGCACGCGGATCTTCATGCCTTTGAGATCGGCGAGGCTGCGTACCGGTTTCTTGGTGTAGATATTGCGCGTGCCGCCGTCCATCCAGGCCAGGGCGACCAGGTTGAATTCGGAGTGAGTGATCTTGTCGAGGATCTCGTCACCGACCTCACCGTCGATGACTTTGCGCATGTGCGCCTGGTCGCGGAACACGAACGGCATGTTGAACACGTTCACGTCCGGCACCACTGGTCCGACGATGCCAAGGCTGACCCGGGCCATCTGGATGGCGCCGACCTGAGCCTGTTCGATCACCTCTTTTTCCGAGCCGAGCACACCGCCGGCGAACATCTTGAAGGTCAGTTTGCCGTCGCTGTCGGCCACCAGGGTTTTACCCAGCTGTTCCTCGGCGATCACGGTCGGGTAACCGGCGGGGTGGATGTCGGCGAATTTGATTTCCAGCGCCTGGGTGGCGCTACTGAGGGTGAAGGTCAGCGCTGCAGTGATGGGAAGCGCAGCGGCGAGCAACGTGCGTTTGAAGTCCATGGGGCGTTTCTCCAGTCTTGTTATTTTTTTATTCAAGGCACAGCGATGCGGCGGGAGCGGTTAAAGCGAGTCGTTGAACTGGGGTTCGGGTAAACCTTGAACGCCGGGGGTGATGGCGAATACGCCGCCGGCCAGGGACTGTGCGTCATGGTCGTCAGCGGGGCGGATCGAGGTCACGAACAGCGTGTCGAGCCGGCTGCCACCGAAGGCGCACATGGTCGGTTTCTTCACCGGCACGGGGAGGGAACGGTCCAGTCGACCCGCGGGGGTGAAGCGGTGAATCAGCCCGGCGTCGTTGGCGCAGATCCAGTAGCAACCTTCGGCATCCACGGCGGCGCCATCGGGGCGCCCAAGGAAGTGATGCATGTCGACGAACAGTCGACGGTTGGACGGCGTACCGCTGTGGATGTCGTAATCGAAGGCCCAGATCTGCTGCACGTTCGGGTGTGAATCCGAGAGGTACATCGTCTTGCCGTCCGGGCTGAAGCCCAGGCCATTGGGCACGATGAAATCGCCGAGTCGGGAGGCGAGTGGTCCGGGTTGCCCGGCGCTGTAGCGATAGAGCCGGCCGTCAGCGGCGTTGGCGCCCATGTTCAGCACCATGCTGCCGGCCCAGAACCGCCCCTGACGATCACAGCGCCCATCGTTCAGGCGCATGTCGGGGCGGGTGTGATCGATGTGGGCCAGCAGTTCGCTGTCGAGGCTGCCATCGTTGTGCGGATGCAGGTGAAACAATCCGCTTTCCATGCCGGCGATCCAGCCACCCGCGCTGTGACGGGCGATGCAGGCGAGCATTTGCGGGGTTTTCCAGGCGTGAACGTGTCCGCTGTCGGCACTCCAGCGCTGCAACCCACCGGCCGGAATATCGACCCAGTACAGGGCGTTTTCCTCGGGGACCCACACCGGGCTTTCACCGACCGCATTGCGGGCATCGACAATCAATTCGGCTTGCATGGCAACTCATTCCCTTGGGTTGTGATGGGGGAGGGCTCAGTCGCCGAACGGCCCGGCCGCGACAAAGGCACCGCCCTGATAGATCCGGGCCGGATCATCCTCGGCGGGCATCGGCTGGGCTTCGACTGTTTCGCGGAACACTTCGGACGTGTCTTGCGGTGCATAACCCAGGTGCGCGGCGAAACGGTTGTCCCACCAGACGTGCTGGTTGTCGGACACGCCATACACCACGGTGTGGCCGACATCCGGGGTGTACAGCGCGCGTTCGAGCAACTGTGTCAGGTCGCCGAAGCTCAGCCAGGTGCTCATCATTCGACGGTTTTGTGGTTCCGGGAACGAGGAGCCGATGCGGATGCTGACAGTCTCGATGCCATGGCGATCGAAGTAGAAACTGGCCATGTCTTCGCCGTAGGACTTGGACAAGCCGTAGTAGCCGTCCGGGCGGCGAGGGGAGTGGGCGTCGAGGGTTTCGTCCTGCTTGTAGAAGCCAATGACATGATTGGAGCTGGCGAAGATCACCCGTTTCACGCCGTGACGGCGGGCCGCTTCGTAGATATGGAACACCCCGCAGATGTTGGCGCCGAGGATCTCTTCGAACGGACGCTCCACCGACACGCCGCCGAAGTGCAGGATCGCGTCCACGCCTTCGACCAGCTGGTGCACCGCTTGCTTGTCGGCGAGGTCGCACGGCACGACTTCTTCGCGGTCATCGATGGCCGGTGTCATGGCGGCGATGTCCGACAGGCGGATCACGTTGGCGTATGGCCGCAGGCGTTCGCGCAGGACTTTACCGAGGCCACCGGCAGCGCCGGTCAGGAGCAGGCGATTGAAAGGCGCACGGACTGGGGAGGTGGTCGTCATGAAAGTCCCTGTACATGGAGTTGTTGTTATTGATTTGTTGTAGGTTGTCGTATGACTCGGCGAAGTATTGGTAGGCTTTCCGGTGCTTGTCAACGACAGGCTCGTGGAAATTGACGGAGGGTCATTCCATATTGCAGGCGAGCGGGTGCTGAAATAGATCGCGGTGATGGTGACCTATCAGTGAACCGGATAAACATCCGGCCAAGAGGGGGTTATACGATGACTTGGCGAAGGATGCAGCCCCGGCGAGGGCTGCATTCACCTGAGTCAATGGTTGTACGCCGCCTCGGTGTTATCGATCAGCGGGTTCTTTTCGGTCAGCACGATCTGGGCGATCTGATCCTTGCGCATGAAGCTGACCTTCGGATGGGACTTGGCGTAACGGATAAAGCGCTCCACCGCCTCGACCATCGCCGGGGTGCCGCCGATGCGGTCATGCAGACTCACCGACATCATCCGCCGCTGGCTAACGCCTTCGGCGTACAAGCGGTCGAATTCCAGCACCAGTTGCCGGTAGAACTGCTGCGCCGAGAAGTGCCGGCCTTCGATCAGCACGATGTCGTTGTTGCGCAGGGTGTAAGGCACCACGGCGAATTTCTTGCCACGGACCAGTGTCACAAACGGCTCGTCGCGGCTGACGTCGTCGATGTGATAGGTGAAGTTCAGGTCCTGCAGCACTTTCAGGGTATTGGGGCTGCGTCGCAGCCAGTTGGCGTTGTAGCCCACCGAGCGCTGGCCGGTGAGTTTCTGCACCGCCTCGACGCCGTCGCCGATGAAGGCCTTCTCTTGCTCGTAGCTCATGTTGTAAGAGTCGGCCCAGCGCATGCCATGGGCGGCGACTTCATGGCCACGGTCGGCGATCGCCCGCACCAGTTCAGGGTGTTTCAACGCCGCTTCGCCCACCACATGGGACGTGACCTTGATGCCGTTGCGGTCCCACAGGTCGAGCATCCGCCACAGGCCTTCCTTGTAGCCGTAGTCGAACCAGGTCTGTGCCGGCAAGTCCGGATAACCCTTGGGCAGTGGAGTGCCGGAGAACGGACTTTCGGCACCGTCGGGCTGGCCGCCGGTTTCGAATTGCATGGAGAACGAAATCACCAGTTGCGAGCCATCCGGCCACGGGCGTTCCTGAGCGAACGCGAGGGACGGCAGCAGCAGGGCGGCGGCCAGCAGATGTTTCAGCAGGCGGGGGGAGCGTTGCCAAAGGGCGGTGGTCATAGGGGGCACCTTTTGAGTTGAACAGTGCCGCGAGGGTGTCATTTGGAGCGCCCCGGAAAAATCCGCCGCGGGCGAGAAGACCTTTAAACAGAATTTACGAATCCCGCCGAACACACCCTCCAGTGTGGGAGCGGGCTTGCTCGCGAAGACGGACTGTCAGCCGACATCAATGCTGAATGACAGACCGCATTCGCGAGCAAGCCCGCTCCCACATTGGGGGTGATTCAGGGGGTGATCATAGGGGGCAGGGTGCCCAGCAGCGAAACCGCCGCCACTGCGCCGATCCCCAGTAACCATTCCAGCACAACGCTGGTATGCAGCAGGCCCGGGCGCTGTTGGCAATCCTCGATCCGCAGCCGATTGAACAGCGCCAACCCGAGCATCGCGATCACCAGCACGACCTTGATCAACAGGATCAGCGCAAACCCGGACAGCAACGGCGTCGGCCAGAATGCTCCGGTCAATACCCGCACGTTGATCAGCCCGGTCATCACCAGTCCCGCCACCAACGCGTAACCGATGCCGCTGAAGCGTTGCAGTATCGCGCTTACGGGATGATCGGCCGGTTGGCGCAGGATCATCACCAGCAACATCAGCCCGCCGAGCCAGGCGCCGACGCACGTCAGGTGAACAATCTGGTTGAGGATTAACAGTTGGCCTTGCAGGCCATCGAGCATGGCGCCATGACCGACCGGAGCCAGGGTCGCCAGCAGCAGGCTGGAAAGACCGACACGCAGGGGCACGCTGGAACGCCAGGGCGTCAACAGCACTGCCATGAGCAACAGATTGAGCAGCAGATGCCAGCGCCAGACCTGGCCGAAAAAGGTATTGCTCAGCACCAGGCCCAGCGTCGCCGGGTCGAATGCCGCCTCCGGCGAGCCGGCCATGCTGGCGCTGATCAGCAGCAACCAGCCGACGCCACTGAGCAACGCCACCGCGCTGAGCCAGCGGGTCGCTCGCGCCAGGGCCGGATCCAGCTCCTTCGTTGCACGGCCCAACAGCAAAGGCCTGAACACCCAGGCCCCGAACAGCATCAGCACCACGGTGAAATGCAGGAAGCGGCACAGCACCAGCGCCTCGGGCATGAATTACTGACCCACCTTGAAGCGGTAGGCGCCTTCACTTTTATGGGTGTCGACCGACACGGCGTGCCATTCGACTTTGTAATCGCCCGCGGCCAACGGCGCTGCCGGGGTGACGATCAGGGTTTTCTTGTCGCTGCCTTCGGTGGCGAGGCTTTTTACCGGTACGTCGGCACCGTCCTTACTGATCGTCACTTTGGTGAACGTTGCTTCAACCCCTTCGGAAAACACCAGGCGCAGTTCCGTTGGCGCCTGCACGGTACTGTCGGCCGCCGGGGTCTGGCTTTTCAGATGGGCGTGGGCAAATACCGATGAGGCGGCGAGCAGCGAGCCGAGCAGGGCGGCGGTGGTCAGGGCGTTCTTGAGCAGCATCGTGAAGACCTCAGCGGCAGGTTCAAAGTGGCGGGCAGTTTACCTGCCGCGGGACCGCTGTACGAAGTTTCGTTTTCCCCTGTCGCCGCGACGTAGAGCGGATGCTAGTCTTGACCAACGCTGTTGTCAGGGAGCCCTCATGGGCAATCACAAGATCGAGATTCGTCGCAGTAACGTCGAAAAAATCCTGCTGGCGGCCGAAAAGGTCTTCGCCGAAAAAGGCTTCGGCAGTACCGCCATGGCCGACATCGCCGCCGAGGTGCAACTGCCACGCTCCAACCTGCATTACTACTTCAGCACCAAGAGCGAGCTGTACAGCGCGGTGCTGCTGGGGTTGCTGGAGGTCTGGAAACAGGACGCCCTGTGCTTCGAGATGTTCGACGACCCGCGCGTGGTGCTCAGCAGCTACATCCGCGCCAAGATGAACCATTCCCGCAGCCGGCCGTACGGTTCGAAAGTCTGGGCCAACGAAATCATCCATGGCGCACCGACCCTGGGTGAGAAGCTGGACGCGAGCCTGTACGACTGGGCCAAGATGAAAGAAGCGAAAATCCGCCAGTGGGTGGAAGACAAACGCATCCTGCCGGTGGAGCCTTCCTGCCTGCTGTACATGATCTGGGCCTCGACCCAGCACTACGCCGACTTCGATCACCAGGTGAATATCCTGAATGATCATCAGCCGTTGTCGGACATGCAGTTCGAGCGGGCGGTGCAGACGGTGACCAGTGTGATCTTGCGCGGGATCGGGTTGGAGCCTTGAGGTTGGCGGTGCTGCTACTGGCCCCTTCGCGAGCAAGCCCGCTCCCACATTAGATCTTTGGCGAACACAGGTTGTGTGCACGAAGGTGATCCAGTGGGGGAGCGGGCTTGCTCGCGAAGGCGTCCGTTCAGACGCCACCGACTTCAGGGGGTGACATGGTACGGATTACGCGGATCATGGTTCCAGTCCAGAAACGGCTTGCCCGTATCCACCGGTACCATCTCGATGCAATCCTGCACCGGGCAGGTGATCTGGCACAGGTTGCAGCCCACGCACTCTTCATCGATCACTTCATATTTATGCGTGCCGTCCGCTTGTTTGAGGCTGGCAATCGCCTGGTGCGAGGTGTCTTCGCAAGCGATGTGGCAGCGGCCGCAACCGATACACGCCTCCTGATCGATTTTCGCAATCACCTGATAGTTGATGTCCAGGTACTTCCAGTCCGTGGTGTTGCCCACCGCCCGCCCGGAAAACTCAGACACGCTGGCGTAGCCCTGACTGTCCATCCAGCGTGACAAACCGTCCTTCATCTCCTCGACAATCCGGAAGCCATGCAACATCGCCGCCGTGCACACCTGCACCGAGCCGCTGCCCAAGGCAATGAATTCCGCCGCATCGCGCCAGCTGCCAATGCCGCCTATACCGCTGATGGGCAAGCCCTGGGTCTGCGGGTCGCGGGCGATTTCGGCCACCATGTTCAATGCAATCGGCTTCACCGCCGAGCCGCAATAACCGCCGTGGGTGCTTTGGCTGCCGACGGCGGGATTGGCGACCATGCGCTCCAGATTGACGCTGGTGATCGAGTTGATGGTGTTGATCAACGACACCGCATCGGCGCCACCACGGTGGGCGGCACGGGCGGCGACGCGGATGTCGGTGATGTTCGGCGTGAGCTTGACGATCACCGGCAACGAGCAATAGGTCTTGCACCAGCGAGTGACTTGTTCGACGTATTCCGGCACCTGGCCGACCGCCGCGCCCATGCCCCGTTCCGGCATGCCGTGGGGGCAGCCGAAATTCAGTTCGATGCCATCGGCCCCGGTGGCTTCCACCAGCGGCAGGATGTTTTTCCACGACTCTTCGACGCAGGGCACCATCAGCGACACGATCAGCGCACGGTCCGGCCAGTCCTTTTTGACCTGGGTGATTTCCCGCAGGTTGATCTCCAGCGAACGGTCGGTGATCAGCTCGATGTTGTTGAAGCCCATGACTTCACGGTTAGCCCCGAAGTGCGCCGAATACCGTGACGACACGTTGACCGCCGCCGGGTCTTCCCCCAGGGTTTTCCAGACCACGCCACCCCAACCGGCCTCAAACGCGCGGACCACGTTGTAGGCTTTATCGGTCGGCGGCGCGGAGGCCAGCCAGAACGGGTTGGGGGCTTTGATGCCGGCGAAGACAATCGAGAGATCGGCCATTTACGCAGCCTCCACATTGAGCATGAGTTGAGCGTTGATCGCCTCGGCGGCCAGCTTGCCGTGCTGCACGGCTTGCACGGTGAGGTCCTGATCGAGGCTGGTGCAGTCGCCGCCGGCATACACGCCGGGAATGCTGGTGCGCAGCTGTTCGTCGACGAGGATGCGATCGCCCTGACGCTTGAGCTCACAGGCCAGCGGATCGGCGAGGGCGCTGGCGTCGAAGGCCTGGCCGATGGCTTTGAAGATCGCGTCGGCGGCCAGTTCGAAGGTTTCGCCGGTGGTTTGCAGGCGACCTTCCACCAGGCGGGTGCGGGCGAAGCGCATGCCGCGCACGTTGCCTTGGTTGTCTAGCAATACCTCTTCGGGTTGCGCCCAGGTCAACAGCCGCACCTGATTGGCCTTGGCGATGTCCTGTTCGTGAGCAGTGGCGCCCATGTCGGCGACGCCACGGCGGTACACCAGATTGACGTCCCGGGCACCGAGGCGGGCCATTTGCACGGCCATGTCGATGGCGGTGTTGCCGGCGCCAAGGACGATGCAGCGATCGGCAAGCGGCAGCTGCGTCAGGTCATCGGCCTGGCGCAGTTCGCGGATG includes these proteins:
- a CDS encoding TetR/AcrR family transcriptional regulator, with product MGNHKIEIRRSNVEKILLAAEKVFAEKGFGSTAMADIAAEVQLPRSNLHYYFSTKSELYSAVLLGLLEVWKQDALCFEMFDDPRVVLSSYIRAKMNHSRSRPYGSKVWANEIIHGAPTLGEKLDASLYDWAKMKEAKIRQWVEDKRILPVEPSCLLYMIWASTQHYADFDHQVNILNDHQPLSDMQFERAVQTVTSVILRGIGLEP
- a CDS encoding TRAP transporter small permease, which gives rise to MKNLLLRINDRIYMTCIWVAGLSVLAIALIIPWGVFARYVLGTGSSWPEPTAILLMMLFTFIGAAASYRAGAHMAVAMLTDRMAPGLRKTMSIVSQLLMATICLFMAIWGTKLCLSTWNQFMSSLPTLRVGITYMPIPVGGVLTLIFVLEKLLLGDQSNRRVVRFDLIEESEGAA
- a CDS encoding NAD(P)-dependent oxidoreductase produces the protein MTTTSPVRAPFNRLLLTGAAGGLGKVLRERLRPYANVIRLSDIAAMTPAIDDREEVVPCDLADKQAVHQLVEGVDAILHFGGVSVERPFEEILGANICGVFHIYEAARRHGVKRVIFASSNHVIGFYKQDETLDAHSPRRPDGYYGLSKSYGEDMASFYFDRHGIETVSIRIGSSFPEPQNRRMMSTWLSFGDLTQLLERALYTPDVGHTVVYGVSDNQHVWWDNRFAAHLGYAPQDTSEVFRETVEAQPMPAEDDPARIYQGGAFVAAGPFGD
- a CDS encoding polysaccharide deacetylase family protein, giving the protein MTTALWQRSPRLLKHLLAAALLLPSLAFAQERPWPDGSQLVISFSMQFETGGQPDGAESPFSGTPLPKGYPDLPAQTWFDYGYKEGLWRMLDLWDRNGIKVTSHVVGEAALKHPELVRAIADRGHEVAAHGMRWADSYNMSYEQEKAFIGDGVEAVQKLTGQRSVGYNANWLRRSPNTLKVLQDLNFTYHIDDVSRDEPFVTLVRGKKFAVVPYTLRNNDIVLIEGRHFSAQQFYRQLVLEFDRLYAEGVSQRRMMSVSLHDRIGGTPAMVEAVERFIRYAKSHPKVSFMRKDQIAQIVLTEKNPLIDNTEAAYNH
- a CDS encoding SMP-30/gluconolactonase/LRE family protein is translated as MQAELIVDARNAVGESPVWVPEENALYWVDIPAGGLQRWSADSGHVHAWKTPQMLACIARHSAGGWIAGMESGLFHLHPHNDGSLDSELLAHIDHTRPDMRLNDGRCDRQGRFWAGSMVLNMGANAADGRLYRYSAGQPGPLASRLGDFIVPNGLGFSPDGKTMYLSDSHPNVQQIWAFDYDIHSGTPSNRRLFVDMHHFLGRPDGAAVDAEGCYWICANDAGLIHRFTPAGRLDRSLPVPVKKPTMCAFGGSRLDTLFVTSIRPADDHDAQSLAGGVFAITPGVQGLPEPQFNDSL
- the copD gene encoding copper homeostasis membrane protein CopD, with the translated sequence MPEALVLCRFLHFTVVLMLFGAWVFRPLLLGRATKELDPALARATRWLSAVALLSGVGWLLLISASMAGSPEAAFDPATLGLVLSNTFFGQVWRWHLLLNLLLMAVLLTPWRSSVPLRVGLSSLLLATLAPVGHGAMLDGLQGQLLILNQIVHLTCVGAWLGGLMLLVMILRQPADHPVSAILQRFSGIGYALVAGLVMTGLINVRVLTGAFWPTPLLSGFALILLIKVVLVIAMLGLALFNRLRIEDCQQRPGLLHTSVVLEWLLGIGAVAAVSLLGTLPPMITP
- the copC gene encoding copper homeostasis periplasmic binding protein CopC yields the protein MLLKNALTTAALLGSLLAASSVFAHAHLKSQTPAADSTVQAPTELRLVFSEGVEATFTKVTISKDGADVPVKSLATEGSDKKTLIVTPAAPLAAGDYKVEWHAVSVDTHKSEGAYRFKVGQ
- the preA gene encoding NAD-dependent dihydropyrimidine dehydrogenase subunit PreA, whose product is MADLSIVFAGIKAPNPFWLASAPPTDKAYNVVRAFEAGWGGVVWKTLGEDPAAVNVSSRYSAHFGANREVMGFNNIELITDRSLEINLREITQVKKDWPDRALIVSLMVPCVEESWKNILPLVEATGADGIELNFGCPHGMPERGMGAAVGQVPEYVEQVTRWCKTYCSLPVIVKLTPNITDIRVAARAAHRGGADAVSLINTINSITSVNLERMVANPAVGSQSTHGGYCGSAVKPIALNMVAEIARDPQTQGLPISGIGGIGSWRDAAEFIALGSGSVQVCTAAMLHGFRIVEEMKDGLSRWMDSQGYASVSEFSGRAVGNTTDWKYLDINYQVIAKIDQEACIGCGRCHIACEDTSHQAIASLKQADGTHKYEVIDEECVGCNLCQITCPVQDCIEMVPVDTGKPFLDWNHDPRNPYHVTP
- a CDS encoding TRAP transporter substrate-binding protein, giving the protein MDFKRTLLAAALPITAALTFTLSSATQALEIKFADIHPAGYPTVIAEEQLGKTLVADSDGKLTFKMFAGGVLGSEKEVIEQAQVGAIQMARVSLGIVGPVVPDVNVFNMPFVFRDQAHMRKVIDGEVGDEILDKITHSEFNLVALAWMDGGTRNIYTKKPVRSLADLKGMKIRVQGNPMFIDTINAMGGNGIAMDTGEIFSALQTGVIDGAENNPPTLLEHNHYQNAKFYSLTGHLILPEPIVMSKITWEKLTPEQQTLVKKAAKAAQAQERTLWDAKSASSEEKLKAAGVEFITVDKKPFYEATASVREKYGAPYADLIKRIEAVQ